One Azoarcus sp. DN11 DNA segment encodes these proteins:
- a CDS encoding 2-oxoacid:ferredoxin oxidoreductase subunit beta — MTYLAKPKLLAADAPRNALGYTRRDYEGAISTLCAGCGHDSISASVVQACFDLDIEPHKVAKLSGIGCSSKTPDYFLGNSHGFNSVHGRMPSVLTGAALANRNLLYLGVSGDGDSASIGIGQFAHAMRRGVNMTYIVENNGVYGLTKGQFSATADKGSKSKKGVVNRDNPIDLATLALQLGATYVARSFSGDKEQLVPLIKGALRHGGPAFIDVISPCVTFNNHAGSTKSYDYVREHNAAVNRVDVILPKAQIEASYPPGSLRRVVQHDGSILHLRKVGVDYDPADRIGAMNYLQERQALGEIVTGLLYVDSSGQDMHANLNTVEKALNQLGDAYLCPGSKALEALNATLR, encoded by the coding sequence ATGACCTATCTCGCCAAACCCAAGCTCCTCGCGGCCGACGCGCCGCGCAACGCGCTCGGCTACACCCGGCGCGACTACGAGGGCGCGATCTCGACGCTGTGCGCCGGCTGCGGCCACGACTCGATCAGCGCGTCCGTCGTGCAGGCCTGCTTCGACCTCGACATCGAACCGCACAAGGTCGCCAAGCTCTCGGGCATCGGCTGTTCGTCGAAGACGCCGGACTACTTCCTCGGCAACTCGCACGGCTTCAACTCGGTGCACGGGCGCATGCCTTCGGTGCTCACCGGCGCGGCGCTGGCGAACCGCAACCTGTTGTATCTCGGCGTGTCGGGCGACGGCGACTCGGCCTCGATCGGCATCGGCCAGTTCGCGCACGCGATGCGCCGCGGCGTGAACATGACCTACATCGTCGAGAACAACGGCGTGTATGGCCTCACCAAGGGGCAGTTCTCGGCCACCGCCGACAAGGGCTCGAAGAGCAAGAAGGGCGTGGTCAACCGCGACAACCCGATCGACCTCGCGACGCTGGCGCTGCAACTCGGCGCCACCTATGTCGCCCGCAGCTTCTCCGGCGACAAGGAACAGCTCGTGCCGCTCATCAAGGGCGCGCTGCGCCACGGCGGGCCGGCCTTCATCGACGTCATCAGCCCGTGCGTGACCTTCAACAACCACGCCGGCTCGACGAAGAGCTACGACTACGTGCGCGAGCACAACGCCGCGGTGAACCGCGTCGACGTGATCCTGCCCAAGGCGCAGATCGAAGCGTCCTACCCGCCGGGCAGCCTGCGCCGCGTGGTGCAGCACGACGGCTCGATCCTGCACCTGCGCAAGGTGGGCGTCGACTACGACCCGGCGGATCGCATCGGCGCGATGAACTACCTGCAGGAGCGCCAGGCGCTGGGCGAGATCGTCACGGGCTTGCTGTATGTCGACAGCAGCGGCCAGGACATGCATGCCAACCTCAACACCGTCGAGAAGGCGCTGAACCAGCTCGGCGACGCCTACCTGTGCCCGGGCAGCAAGGCGCTGGAGGCGCTCAACGCGACGCTGCGCTGA